ATCGGCTGGCCACCTTAATCCGCAAGGCAGATTTTCAACAATCGAACGCCAGCATTGAGGACATCGAATATCACACCGATCGTAAGCTGGATCGCACGCAGATCCTACGCTTGGCAACAGGTGCTTACGTGCATGACAAACTGAATATCATCATCATGGGCGCTTCGGGTGCAGGGAAAACGTATCTCGCCTGCGCTTTTGGAATCGCCGCCTGCCGGAACTTCCTACCGGTGAAATACATCCGCTTGCCAGAATTACTCAACGATTTGGCAGTGGCACGCGGAGAAGGCATCTTTCAACGGGTCATGAAAACCTACAAGAAAGTGCTGCTGCTCATTCTCGACGAATGGTTGCTCGTATCGCTCAAGGAAAGTGAAGCTCGGGATTTACTCGAAATCGTAGAGGCGCGCCATCAAACCGGATCCACCATATTCTGCTCCCAGTTCGCTCCGGGAGGCTGGCATAGTAAAATCGGTGAAAGCACACTTGCCGATGCCATTCTCGACCGTATTGTGCATTCTTCTTACACG
This genomic interval from Paenibacillus antri contains the following:
- the istB gene encoding IS21-like element helper ATPase IstB — encoded protein: MVNEPTVRKLHEMRLAAMAESFQKQLLDPSFQELTFEERFGMLVDLEWSRRKNNRLATLIRKADFQQSNASIEDIEYHTDRKLDRTQILRLATGAYVHDKLNIIIMGASGAGKTYLACAFGIAACRNFLPVKYIRLPELLNDLAVARGEGIFQRVMKTYKKVLLLILDEWLLVSLKESEARDLLEIVEARHQTGSTIFCSQFAPGGWHSKIGESTLADAILDRIVHSSYTITIEGTDSMRKRKGLIK